One window of Novosphingobium sp. 9U genomic DNA carries:
- the cofH gene encoding 5-amino-6-(D-ribitylamino)uracil--L-tyrosine 4-hydroxyphenyl transferase CofH has protein sequence MAPADRALTDRLLFAPLAELQAEARARRDASRPARMTYSRKVFIPLTRLCADVCHYCTFATTPSRVKAPYLTPEQVLEIAREGAAAGCKEALFTLGDAPERRYAVAREWLAEHGFERTIDYVRHCAGLVLKETGLLPHINAGVLDEEDWRMLRPVMASGGLMLESTSERLLEKGACHHGSPDKVPAVRLASLAAAGRALVPVTSGILIGIGETAAERIEALLALRDLQAEHGHLQEVIVQNFCPKPGTKMAEAPEATEADFLRVIAAARIVLPDEVSVQAPPNLNDERLSELIDCGIDDWGGISPVTQDHVNPEAPWPEVDRLAAICARAGLPLVERLTVYPRFVATDDRSWIDPTLRPAVLKLSDSDGLGRDSRWSPGVAESAPGTPRQPLGAHHEGPVASQLHRILDRAAAGEGLAEDQIVALFATRGAAAQAVVETADALRAQVSGEAVTYVINRNINYTNICTHACSFCAFSKTSSKGGFRDKPYDLDLSEIAGRAREAVERGATEVCLQGGIHPRYTGETYLSILRAVKAECPDLHVHAFSPLEVSQGARTLSMTVPDYLRMLKDAGLGSLPGTAAEILCDDIRAQICPDKVTTQEWLDVVGAAHEVGLPTTSTIMFGHLERPEHWARHLLELRRQQDRTGGFTEFVPLPLVHMEAPFYRRGQSRKGPTWREAVMMHAVARLALHGSISSIQCSWVKLGVEGAAAVLAAGANDLGGVLMNESISRAAGASHGQDVSVDDLHAAAAAAGRPLKRRTTLYGDPERRAVPQLA, from the coding sequence ATGGCACCCGCTGACCGTGCACTGACGGACCGACTGCTTTTTGCTCCCCTGGCCGAGCTCCAGGCCGAGGCTCGCGCGCGTCGCGATGCGTCTCGGCCAGCGCGGATGACCTACTCGCGCAAGGTCTTCATCCCGCTCACCCGCCTGTGCGCCGATGTGTGCCACTACTGCACTTTCGCGACTACGCCCTCGCGCGTGAAAGCACCCTACCTGACGCCCGAGCAAGTGCTGGAGATCGCGCGCGAGGGTGCCGCCGCCGGGTGCAAGGAGGCGCTGTTCACCCTCGGCGATGCGCCCGAGCGCCGCTACGCGGTCGCCCGCGAGTGGCTGGCCGAACATGGGTTCGAGCGCACGATCGACTATGTGCGCCATTGCGCCGGCCTCGTACTGAAGGAGACGGGGCTTCTCCCGCATATCAATGCCGGAGTGCTCGACGAGGAGGACTGGCGCATGCTGCGGCCGGTCATGGCCTCTGGCGGGCTGATGCTGGAGAGCACGTCGGAGCGCCTGCTGGAGAAGGGCGCCTGCCACCACGGCTCGCCGGACAAGGTGCCGGCCGTTCGCCTCGCATCACTGGCGGCAGCCGGACGGGCTCTCGTGCCTGTGACCAGCGGCATCCTGATCGGCATCGGCGAGACCGCGGCGGAGCGTATCGAAGCCTTGCTCGCGCTGCGCGATCTGCAGGCCGAACACGGCCACTTGCAGGAAGTGATCGTCCAGAACTTCTGCCCCAAGCCGGGTACGAAGATGGCCGAAGCGCCGGAGGCGACGGAGGCTGATTTCCTGCGGGTGATCGCCGCGGCGCGCATCGTCCTGCCCGACGAGGTGTCCGTGCAGGCGCCGCCCAACCTCAACGACGAGCGCCTGTCCGAACTGATCGACTGCGGCATCGACGATTGGGGCGGCATCTCGCCCGTTACGCAGGACCACGTGAACCCCGAAGCGCCGTGGCCCGAGGTGGATCGCCTAGCCGCCATCTGCGCGCGAGCCGGGCTGCCGCTGGTCGAGCGTCTGACGGTCTACCCGCGGTTCGTCGCTACCGACGACCGCTCCTGGATTGATCCGACGCTGCGGCCGGCCGTGCTCAAGCTCTCCGACAGTGACGGTCTGGGCCGTGACAGCCGCTGGAGCCCCGGAGTTGCCGAGTCGGCCCCGGGGACGCCTCGTCAACCGCTGGGCGCGCATCACGAGGGGCCTGTCGCCAGCCAACTGCACCGCATCCTCGATCGCGCCGCGGCCGGTGAGGGGCTGGCCGAAGACCAGATCGTTGCCCTGTTCGCCACCCGCGGCGCTGCGGCGCAGGCAGTCGTGGAGACGGCGGACGCCCTGCGTGCGCAAGTGAGCGGCGAGGCGGTGACTTACGTCATCAACCGCAACATCAATTACACCAACATCTGCACGCATGCCTGCTCGTTCTGCGCGTTCTCCAAGACCAGCAGCAAGGGCGGATTTCGCGACAAGCCCTATGACCTCGATCTGTCCGAGATCGCGGGCCGCGCGCGCGAAGCGGTGGAGCGGGGCGCGACCGAGGTCTGCCTGCAGGGCGGTATCCACCCGCGCTACACGGGCGAGACGTACCTTTCTATCCTGCGCGCGGTGAAGGCCGAGTGTCCCGACCTTCACGTCCATGCCTTCTCGCCGCTCGAGGTGAGCCAGGGTGCGCGCACGCTGAGCATGACGGTGCCCGATTACTTGCGCATGCTGAAGGATGCCGGCCTCGGCTCGCTTCCGGGTACCGCGGCGGAGATCCTGTGCGACGACATTCGCGCTCAGATCTGCCCGGACAAGGTGACGACGCAGGAATGGCTCGACGTTGTCGGTGCTGCGCACGAGGTCGGCTTGCCGACGACGTCGACAATCATGTTCGGCCACCTCGAACGTCCCGAGCACTGGGCACGGCACCTGCTCGAGCTACGTCGCCAGCAGGACCGCACGGGTGGTTTCACCGAGTTCGTGCCGCTGCCGCTGGTCCACATGGAAGCACCGTTCTACCGCCGGGGGCAGAGCCGCAAGGGTCCGACCTGGCGCGAGGCGGTGATGATGCACGCCGTGGCGCGACTGGCGCTGCATGGCTCGATCTCCTCGATCCAGTGCTCCTGGGTGAAGCTGGGTGTCGAAGGTGCGGCGGCGGTGCTGGCAGCTGGAGCCAACGACCTGGGCGGCGTGCTGATGAACGAGAGCATCAGCCGTGCGGCTGGAGCCAGCCATGGCCAGGACGTCAGCGTGGATGACTTGCACGCCGCTGCGGCTGCGGCAGGACGACCGCTGAAGCGGCGCACAACGCTCTACGGAGATCCCGAGCGCAGGGCAGTCCCCCAGCTCGCCTGA
- the cofD gene encoding 2-phospho-L-lactate transferase, with protein sequence MSGHVLALSGGVGGAKLAAGLAAVLAPEDLTIAVNTGDDFEHLGLTICPDIDSVTYAMAGLNDTDRGWGVVGETWQAMAMLRGLGEEDWFNLGDRDLGMHLARSWRLRAGETLSEVTARLTRNLGIAHAIVPMSDDPVRTQIVTAQGTLDFQHYFVREQCRPVARAIRFQGVPGARPSPGLTAALARPDLAAVIVCPSNPYLSVDPILAVDGVRTALQNRSVPLVVVSPLVGGKALKGPLGKLLDELNAEANNLAIASHYRGLADHLIIDEADVGDAEGLRGLGVSVTITGTVMCDAGDRERLARVALSAARIELEDHGTR encoded by the coding sequence GTGAGCGGACACGTTCTCGCGCTCTCTGGCGGCGTCGGCGGGGCGAAGCTGGCGGCTGGGCTGGCGGCGGTGCTCGCGCCTGAGGACCTCACCATCGCCGTCAACACCGGCGACGACTTCGAGCATCTGGGGCTGACGATCTGCCCCGACATCGACTCGGTGACCTACGCGATGGCCGGGCTCAATGACACCGATCGGGGCTGGGGCGTGGTCGGCGAGACTTGGCAGGCGATGGCGATGCTGCGCGGGCTTGGTGAAGAGGACTGGTTCAATCTGGGTGACCGCGACTTGGGCATGCATCTGGCGCGCTCATGGCGGCTGCGCGCGGGCGAGACCCTGTCCGAGGTCACTGCGCGCTTGACCCGCAATTTGGGAATCGCACACGCGATCGTGCCGATGAGCGACGATCCGGTGCGTACGCAGATCGTTACGGCGCAAGGTACGCTCGACTTCCAACACTACTTCGTGCGCGAGCAATGCCGGCCGGTTGCGCGTGCGATCCGCTTCCAAGGCGTGCCCGGCGCGCGGCCCTCGCCCGGTTTGACGGCAGCGTTGGCACGACCGGACCTTGCCGCGGTGATCGTGTGTCCCTCGAATCCCTACCTCAGCGTAGACCCCATCCTCGCGGTCGATGGCGTGCGTACGGCGCTGCAGAACCGTTCGGTGCCGCTGGTGGTTGTCTCGCCACTCGTCGGAGGCAAGGCCTTGAAAGGCCCGCTCGGCAAGCTCCTGGACGAACTCAACGCCGAGGCGAACAACCTGGCGATTGCCAGCCATTACCGTGGCTTGGCCGATCACCTGATCATCGACGAGGCGGATGTGGGCGATGCAGAGGGGTTGCGCGGGCTCGGGGTTTCGGTCACCATTACCGGAACAGTCATGTGCGATGCCGGTGATCGGGAAAGGCTTGCGCGCGTAGCACTGTCAGCTGCCCGCATCGAACTGGAAGACCATGGCACCCGCTGA
- the cofE gene encoding coenzyme F420-0:L-glutamate ligase gives MTAIRAIPLHGMPLFETGMALAREICAAIDRAGEVLGGDDVIVVAQKIVSKAEGRTIDLSSVTPGDEAHRIAVETAREPQMVQLILDESEELLRTTPAAIIARHRTGHVLANAGIDASNVEGGESGTVLLWPRDPDASARAIRADIVALTGLNPAVVIADSMGRAWRVGTVGTAIGCAGLTVVDDKRGTGVDLFGRTLQATQIAVADSVAALASLAMGESDEGTPAALVRGVGAWVRDDDGPGAASGLRPIAQDMFR, from the coding sequence TATGCCGCTTTTCGAGACCGGTATGGCGCTGGCGCGTGAGATCTGCGCGGCGATTGATCGCGCAGGCGAAGTGCTGGGCGGGGACGACGTCATCGTCGTCGCACAGAAGATCGTCTCCAAGGCTGAGGGCAGAACAATCGACCTCTCGTCGGTGACACCGGGTGACGAGGCGCACCGCATCGCGGTCGAGACCGCGCGCGAGCCGCAGATGGTGCAACTCATCCTGGACGAAAGCGAGGAGCTGCTGCGCACCACGCCTGCCGCCATCATCGCACGCCATCGCACCGGGCACGTGCTGGCCAACGCGGGGATCGACGCGTCGAACGTCGAGGGCGGGGAGAGCGGCACCGTCCTGCTCTGGCCGCGCGACCCGGATGCGTCCGCGCGCGCGATTCGGGCCGACATCGTGGCGCTGACCGGCCTCAACCCCGCAGTAGTGATCGCCGACAGTATGGGGCGCGCCTGGCGCGTCGGCACTGTCGGCACCGCGATCGGCTGCGCGGGCCTGACCGTGGTCGACGACAAGCGAGGCACCGGCGTCGACTTGTTTGGCCGCACGCTGCAGGCGACGCAGATCGCCGTCGCGGACTCGGTCGCCGCACTCGCATCGCTGGCCATGGGCGAGAGCGACGAGGGCACTCCGGCAGCGCTGGTGCGCGGCGTGGGTGCATGGGTCCGCGACGACGATGGCCCTGGAGCCGCCAGCGGCCTGCGCCCGATCGCGCAGGACATGTTCCGGTGA